A window of Gammaproteobacteria bacterium contains these coding sequences:
- the rpe gene encoding ribulose-phosphate 3-epimerase: MHTFKIAASLLSADFAQLGKEAIDAITAGADWIHLDVMDNHYVPNLTAGPLVCRALRDFGVKTPIDVHLMTKPVDRLIHDFAKAGATYITIHPEATEHLDRSLQLIHDLGCRAGLVFNPATPFSQLPYVIDKLDLIMIMSVNPGFAKQPFIPSALNKIREARQFLDSYAYEARLEVDGGIKTDNIHEIATAGADTFVIGSAIFNTPDYAATIANFQAALSKAQSQHGHF; this comes from the coding sequence ATGCACACATTTAAAATCGCCGCTTCACTATTATCTGCTGACTTCGCCCAACTAGGCAAAGAGGCTATTGATGCCATTACTGCCGGCGCAGATTGGATACACTTGGATGTCATGGATAATCACTACGTCCCTAACCTGACCGCAGGACCCTTAGTCTGCCGAGCATTGCGAGATTTTGGGGTCAAGACGCCAATCGATGTACATCTAATGACTAAGCCGGTAGATCGGCTGATCCATGATTTTGCCAAGGCCGGCGCAACCTACATCACCATTCACCCAGAAGCCACCGAGCATCTAGATCGCAGTTTGCAACTGATACACGACCTGGGCTGCCGAGCTGGTTTAGTTTTTAATCCAGCCACACCCTTTAGCCAACTGCCTTACGTCATAGACAAACTCGATTTAATCATGATTATGTCGGTTAATCCCGGATTTGCTAAACAGCCTTTTATTCCTTCCGCGCTGAATAAAATCCGTGAAGCACGTCAATTTTTAGACAGCTATGCTTATGAAGCCAGATTAGAAGTAGATGGTGGCATCAAAACCGATAATATCCACGAAATCGCTACCGCCGGAGCAGATACTTTTGTCATCGGCTCAGCTATTTTTAACACCCCTGATTATGCCGCTACTATAGCTAACTTCCAGGCAGCGCTTTCAAAAGCACAATCACAGCATGGACATTTTTAA
- a CDS encoding Rieske 2Fe-2S domain-containing protein — protein MPNSALFLTDIWYLALPGNALKSGQMTAKSILGQSLLFGRAKTGEPFALRNICPHRGIPLSYGRFDGCEVECCYHGWRFNTGGVCTDIPSLLPEQKFNISRVKVFKFPCHEVQGNLWVYIPPPGKPIPKTLPPIPCVPDVGNIAPQLQFNKHFPCDIDHAVVGLMDPAHGPFVHRSWWWRSQKSMHPKAKKFAPTPLGFKMVRHPPSKNSKAYKLLGGEISTEISFQLPGVRIEHIQAGRHTVCALTTLTPLEESVTEIHQFFYWTLPGWTAIFKPLARSFARAFLNQDYEVIVKQQEGLKENPQLMLINDADTQAKWYQQLKKEFILAQTENRQFQHPLTETVLRWRS, from the coding sequence ATGCCTAACTCCGCCCTGTTCTTAACTGATATCTGGTATCTAGCCCTCCCTGGAAATGCTCTGAAATCTGGGCAAATGACTGCTAAATCGATTCTCGGACAATCCCTATTATTCGGCCGCGCTAAGACAGGTGAACCTTTCGCCTTACGCAATATCTGCCCACATCGCGGAATTCCACTGAGTTATGGTCGTTTTGATGGCTGTGAAGTAGAGTGTTGTTATCACGGCTGGCGCTTTAATACTGGGGGGGTTTGTACTGACATTCCTTCATTGCTACCCGAGCAAAAATTCAATATCTCTAGGGTAAAAGTGTTCAAATTTCCCTGCCACGAAGTTCAGGGCAACCTCTGGGTTTATATACCCCCACCCGGCAAACCCATACCTAAAACTTTACCACCCATCCCTTGCGTCCCCGATGTCGGAAATATTGCACCACAATTACAGTTCAACAAACATTTTCCCTGCGATATCGATCATGCGGTGGTGGGATTAATGGATCCTGCTCATGGTCCGTTTGTGCATCGTTCCTGGTGGTGGCGTTCGCAAAAATCCATGCATCCCAAAGCCAAAAAATTCGCACCCACCCCTTTAGGCTTTAAAATGGTAAGGCATCCCCCCTCTAAAAATTCTAAAGCCTATAAATTGTTGGGGGGCGAAATTTCTACAGAAATCAGCTTTCAATTGCCCGGCGTGCGTATAGAACATATCCAAGCCGGCCGCCATACGGTATGCGCTCTGACCACTCTTACCCCATTGGAAGAATCCGTTACTGAAATCCATCAATTTTTTTATTGGACATTACCAGGCTGGACAGCTATCTTTAAGCCCTTGGCGCGATCTTTTGCCCGCGCGTTTTTGAATCAGGATTATGAGGTGATTGTTAAACAACAAGAAGGCTTAAAAGAGAATCCGCAGCTGATGCTAATCAATGATGCAGACACGCAAGCTAAATGGTATCAGCAATTAAAAAAAGAATTCATATTAGCCCAAACAGAGAACCGTCAATTTCAACATCCGCTAACTGAAACAGTGCTGCGCTGGAGGAGTTAA